CGGCGGAAGGAGTGAAATTATCACGCATTACCGCTTTGAATAATGATTTGGCTTTGGCGCTGGCCGCCCATCCGCTGAGAATCGAGGCTCCGATACCTGGCAAGTCGCTGGTGGGTATTGAAGTCCCCAATAAGCAAGCGGCCACCGTATGTTTGCGTGAATTACTGGAAGCTCCGGAATTTAAAACGAGAAAATCCAATTTGGCCCTGACTTTGGGCAAAGACGTTTCGGGCAAGACTTGGGTTTATCCTTTGGAAAAAATGCCTCATTTGCTGGTGGCCGGCGCGACCGGCTCGGGCAAAAGCGTTTGTTTGAACACCATGATTATCAGTTTGCTTTATCAAAATAATCCGGATGATTTGCGCATGATCTTGGTCGATCCCAAGAGAGTGGAGTTCCCCGTATATAACGGCATCCCTCATTTATTATCCCCGGTTATAACGGATGTCACCAAGACCGTGAATTCACTGCGTTGGGCCATTTCGGAAATGGATAGAAGATATGAGATGCTCGCCAAGAGCAATAAGCGAAATATCGAAGGTTATAACCAAAGCAACCCGGAAGAAAAATTGCCGTATTTGCTTATTGTGATAGATGAATTGGCGGATTTGATGATTTCCGCCTCGTCGGAAATCGAATCGTCAATCATCAGGTTGACGCAAATGGCCAGAGCCATCGGCATTCATTTGATCGTGGCCACGCAAAGGCCGTCGGTCGATGTCATTACCGGTTTGATCAAAGCCAATATTCCTGCCAGAATCGCTTTTAGCGTGGCTTCGCAGACCGATTCTCGAACCATACTTGATTCGTCCGGAGCCGAGAAGTTGCTGGGCAAAGGCGACATGCTTTTTCAAACCGCGGAGCTGAGCAAGCCGCGCAGGATCCAAGGAGCCTTTGTCGGAGATGACGAAATAAAGAGAGTGGTTGATTTTCTTAAAGAAGCCAGCGGCGACCCGGAATATAACGAGTCCGTTACGGAAAAAAACAAAGGAGTTCATACCAGTTTTGATTATAATAATGACGATGGTGATAGCGATGAATTATATGATGACGCCGTGGAAATAGTCGCTCGCGCGGGCAAAGCCTCCGCCTCCTTGCTTCAACGCCGGCTACGCGTGGGTTATGCCAGAGCGGCTCGTTTGATTGATTTGCTGGAAGACAATGGCGTGGTCGGCCCGGCTGACGGAGCTCGGCCGCGCGAAGTATTGATGTCACTCGACAAAATGTCCCAAGGAGACGCTCATGAAGCGGCGCCGACGGAAGATGATGAAGAAAATGAAGAATAGTCTAATGTTTCAAAGTGTTCTATGATGGTCAGTTTCAACAACAAAAAGATCAACGCTATTAAAACTCTGGGCGAGAAATTGCAGGAGCATCGTTTGAATTACGGATTGAGTTTGGAATCGATCTCCAAAGAGACAGCCATTAATTTGAAATATTTAATCGCGCTTGAAAGCGATAATTATGAAAAATTGCCGGCGGATATTTATACATGTAATTTTTTAAAAAAATACGCTGTTTTTTTGGATCTGAATCCGGAAACGGCGATTGAAACTTACGTTCAGGAAAAAATTTTATATTACAAAACAAAAAAACAATGCAAAGAGATTAGGGATAAAAAAATAGGAAAAGTAAGAAAGGTTGTGAATTTTTTTCTTTCTCCGGTTTTTTTGAAATACTCTTTCTCCGTTGTGGTCGTGGCGGCCTTGTTGATATACATCGGTTGGAGCGTCAATAGAATTTTTACGCCCCCGCATTTGGTGATCATGGAGCCGCAAGACAGTTTGATAACCGTTTCGCGTCAATTATGGATAAAGGGAGAGTCCGAGAAGGAAGCTTTTTTAACCATGAACGGTCAGGAAATCATCAGCGACCATGATGGACGGTTTTCAAATAAGGTAGATTTGCAAAAAGGTTTAAATGTCATTAAAATAACAGCAAGGAAAAAGCACAGTAAGGAAAACGTGCAATATTTGCAAATTATATTGGAGGAAACCGGCAGTGTGTCTCAAAAATAAATCAGGAGGGTTGTTTCTTGTAATAAATAAAAATCTTTTCCATGCTTAAGATTTTTTTAAATTCATATGAAGGACACGGAAATAAAAGAAAAAAATCAGGCGGCCGAGCAAGCGATCAGTCAGATTAAAGAAAAATTCGGAGACGGTTCAATCATGCTTTTGGGAGAAGCGAAATCCATGAACGTGGAAACCGTTTCAACCGGATGTTTATCCCTAGACATAGCCTTGGGAGTGGGAGGCGTGCCCAGAGGGAGAATCATTGAGGTGTTTGGCCCTGAAATGTCTGGCAAAACAACCTTGTCCCAGCATATAATCGCCGAAGTTCAAAAAATCGGGGGTATCGCGGCATTTGTGGACGCCGAGCACGCGCTCGATCCGGATTACGCGAAAAAAATAGGCATCAATATCAATGAAATGCTTATTTCTCAACCCGATACGGGCGAGCAGGCGCTGGAAATCGTGGAGACATTGGTTCGTTCCAACGCGATAGACATTATTGTCGTGGATTCCGTGGCCGCTTTGACGCCAAAGGCGGAAATAGAAGGCGACATGGGCGATCATCACATGGGATTGCAAGCCAGATTGATGAGCCAAGCCTTGAGAAAATTGGCGGGTATTATTTCCAAAAGTAAAACGATCGTGATTTTCATCAATCAAATCAGGCACAAAATCGGCGTGTTTTTCGGCAATCCCGAAACTACCACCGGAGGCAACGCTTTGAAATTTTATTCTTCGGTTAGAATCGAAGTTCGGCGTTCAGCTCAAATCAAGCAGGGCGAACAAATCATCGGCAATAGAGTTAAAGTAAAAGTCGTGAAAAATAAAGTGGCCGCGCCTTTTCGAACCACTGAGTTTGACATCATGTACAATGAAGGCATTTCCTTGTCAGGTGATATGCTGGATACCGGTTTGACTTATAATGTCATTTCAAAATCCGGTAATTCATACAGTCATGGCGAGGAAAAATTGGGCGTGGGCAGGGAAACGGCCAAGAAATATTTGAAAGAAAATCCAAAACTGATGAAACAGATCAGAAAGGGAATCTGGGAAGCGGTTAATGGGAAAAGGGAAGAAGAGCAAGGACAAGGACAAGGACAAGGACAAGGACAAGAAGTCAAATAATTGATTATAAAAAAACCGTCTGAAATATGGCGGTTTTTTGATTTTAAATGTTTTATACAAATTTGCCTTTATGCTTGACAAATATAATAATTGTGATATAATGAACAGTCGACATAACGTCGTCAGTCAAAAGGAGGAAAGCCATGCGCGGAAAAAAAGGAAAAGGCGGGGGTGTGCCTCCGCAGCTTCGAGTCGTCTCCGGCACTGGGAAGTCGAACCAGAAGGGAGACGAGCCGCCGACCATGCAACAGGCCGGCCAGATGCAGTTGCACGAGCACACCATGCGTTTCGATACGCAAACCACGGTGTGGCTCTTGTGGCTGACACAGGAGCTCCCGTTCCCGAACAGGGCGACAGCGATGTCGGCCTTGATCAAGGAAAAAATCGAGGAAATTAAAATGTCGAAGCAGGGCTGGCAGCCCTGCTATCGCCGGGGCAATGAGGTAGTCCCGGCCGCGCGCAAGCTGCCTCCGAAGGAGTAGTATCATTCGCCAAGGCCGACTCCGGCTCTGGCGTCAAGATCCGAGGGACCTTTCTCTCGGATTTTATTTTTGTGATTTACTTTTGGCTTGGATTATGCGAAAATAATTAATAAGTGAGATTACAAGATTACGAGATTTGCATACGAGATTATACAGATTAACCCGATCTCGTACAATCTGTACACCAATCTGTAATCTCGTAAATCCAATTTATGAAGATATTAGCCATTGAAACCTCCTGCGATGAGACCGCGGCTTCAGTCGTTGAAATAAAAAACGGCAAATTCGCGGCTTTGTCCAATACGGTTTCATCTCAAATAAAAACTCACGCCAAATACGGCGGCGTTATTCCGGAAGTCGCCGGTCGTCTTCATATTGGAAAAATAATTCCGGTGATCGATGAAGCGTTGAGTTCCTCAAAAACGAAAATTGCCGAATTGAAAGCTTTGGCCGTGGTGTCGGGACCGGGCTTGGCGCCGTCTCTTCGAGTGGGCGTGGAAACGGCCAAAGCTTTGGCTTATGTCTGGCAAAAGCCGCTGATATCGGTCAATCATTTGGAAGGCCATATCGCGGCCGGTCTTTTTGAAAATAAAAAAGTTGCCATGCCCGCGGTTTGCTTGATCGCGTCCGGCGGCCATACTTCTTTGATTTATATAAAAAGCTGGGGCGGGTACGAAACAATCGGCCAAACCAGAGACGACGCGGCCGGAGAAGCCTTTGATAAGGTCGCGAAAATCATGGGACTTGGTTATCCGGGAGGCCCGCTGATTTCCAAATTGGCGGAAAATGGAAAAACCGGCCGATTCAAACTGCCTAGGCCGATGATTGATTCCGGCGATTTTGACTTTAGCTTTTCCGGTTTGAAAACAGCGGCTCTTTATTTGTATAAATCCAGAAAAACTTGGACTAAAAAAGACAAGGCTGACTTGGCCGCGGAATTTCAAGACGCGGTGATTGAAGTTTTGGTGGAAAAATCAATGAGCGCCGCGGAAAAATTAAAAGCCAAAAGTTTTATTTTGGGCGGTGGCGTTTCCGCCAACAAAAAATTGAGAGCAACGCTCAAGCGAGCCGGCCAAGACATCAAGGGCTTGAGCGTTTTTATTCCGCCTTTTGAATTCACCACTGACAACGCGGCCATGATCGGCGCGGCCGCGTATTTTCATTATAAAAATAAAAATTTTGTTGATCCGTTTGATTTGGTTGCGGAGCCACGATGGAGATTGATTTAAAAATATGGAAAATATTTATGCCGTTAAAACCGAAGCTCAAACCAAAAAAATTGCCGGGGACTTCGCCAAAACTTTGAAAGGCGGGGAAGTGATTTTATTATCCGGAGATCTGGGCGCGGGCAAGACTTTTTTCGTTCAGGCCGCGGCCAAGGCTTTGGGAGTTAAGGAGCAAGTGACCAGCCCGACTTTTATATTGATGCAAATTTACAAAGCGTCCAGAAATAAAATTAAAAACGTTTGTCATATTGACGCTTACAGGCTCGGTTGCGTGAAAGAATTCGAGGCGTCCGGGCTGGATGA
The genomic region above belongs to Candidatus Bipolaricaulota bacterium and contains:
- the recA gene encoding recombinase RecA, whose translation is MKEKNQAAEQAISQIKEKFGDGSIMLLGEAKSMNVETVSTGCLSLDIALGVGGVPRGRIIEVFGPEMSGKTTLSQHIIAEVQKIGGIAAFVDAEHALDPDYAKKIGININEMLISQPDTGEQALEIVETLVRSNAIDIIVVDSVAALTPKAEIEGDMGDHHMGLQARLMSQALRKLAGIISKSKTIVIFINQIRHKIGVFFGNPETTTGGNALKFYSSVRIEVRRSAQIKQGEQIIGNRVKVKVVKNKVAAPFRTTEFDIMYNEGISLSGDMLDTGLTYNVISKSGNSYSHGEEKLGVGRETAKKYLKENPKLMKQIRKGIWEAVNGKREEEQGQGQGQGQGQEVK
- a CDS encoding helix-turn-helix domain-containing protein, with protein sequence MMVSFNNKKINAIKTLGEKLQEHRLNYGLSLESISKETAINLKYLIALESDNYEKLPADIYTCNFLKKYAVFLDLNPETAIETYVQEKILYYKTKKQCKEIRDKKIGKVRKVVNFFLSPVFLKYSFSVVVVAALLIYIGWSVNRIFTPPHLVIMEPQDSLITVSRQLWIKGESEKEAFLTMNGQEIISDHDGRFSNKVDLQKGLNVIKITARKKHSKENVQYLQIILEETGSVSQK
- a CDS encoding DNA translocase FtsK, whose amino-acid sequence is MARRKRKKIKEEPVREKELSPEAKKGIVVVFIFAVGVLSFLSLLQMAGRIGIFIDSALSIFIGWTKYAFPILMIIYAYLLFRDERYQITKAKYVGFLFFVLSFNALLHISYAASEALEMSASGLGGGFLGLVLSYPLQFVMGKIATIVILLALLLISLLLMFNTSIKNLVFGNSRLAFLKRPFGVLFARKEDESSEEESETETVEKATQESSIENEEQDEKKVAKELNESEETAVQFPNKGIKIDLPLTLLNKKTSKPTSGDTKVGMEKIQKTLENFGIDVQMEGVSIGPTVTQYTFKPAEGVKLSRITALNNDLALALAAHPLRIEAPIPGKSLVGIEVPNKQAATVCLRELLEAPEFKTRKSNLALTLGKDVSGKTWVYPLEKMPHLLVAGATGSGKSVCLNTMIISLLYQNNPDDLRMILVDPKRVEFPVYNGIPHLLSPVITDVTKTVNSLRWAISEMDRRYEMLAKSNKRNIEGYNQSNPEEKLPYLLIVIDELADLMISASSEIESSIIRLTQMARAIGIHLIVATQRPSVDVITGLIKANIPARIAFSVASQTDSRTILDSSGAEKLLGKGDMLFQTAELSKPRRIQGAFVGDDEIKRVVDFLKEASGDPEYNESVTEKNKGVHTSFDYNNDDGDSDELYDDAVEIVARAGKASASLLQRRLRVGYARAARLIDLLEDNGVVGPADGARPREVLMSLDKMSQGDAHEAAPTEDDEENEE
- the tsaD gene encoding tRNA (adenosine(37)-N6)-threonylcarbamoyltransferase complex transferase subunit TsaD gives rise to the protein MKILAIETSCDETAASVVEIKNGKFAALSNTVSSQIKTHAKYGGVIPEVAGRLHIGKIIPVIDEALSSSKTKIAELKALAVVSGPGLAPSLRVGVETAKALAYVWQKPLISVNHLEGHIAAGLFENKKVAMPAVCLIASGGHTSLIYIKSWGGYETIGQTRDDAAGEAFDKVAKIMGLGYPGGPLISKLAENGKTGRFKLPRPMIDSGDFDFSFSGLKTAALYLYKSRKTWTKKDKADLAAEFQDAVIEVLVEKSMSAAEKLKAKSFILGGGVSANKKLRATLKRAGQDIKGLSVFIPPFEFTTDNAAMIGAAAYFHYKNKNFVDPFDLVAEPRWRLI
- the tsaE gene encoding tRNA (adenosine(37)-N6)-threonylcarbamoyltransferase complex ATPase subunit type 1 TsaE, which translates into the protein MENIYAVKTEAQTKKIAGDFAKTLKGGEVILLSGDLGAGKTFFVQAAAKALGVKEQVTSPTFILMQIYKASRNKIKNVCHIDAYRLGCVKEFEASGLDECLYRDDTVSFIEWGEKVKTLMRGAIEINIEIKENERVITIDKN